The sequence TAAATGCCCTGCTGCTTCCCCGGTTTCAATTAATTTTTTCGTATCAAACTCAGCTTCTTTTCTCTTGGCAGTTTCTTAATCTCTTTTTCCCGCTTCACCGCTTCTGATTTATCGCTGAATCCTTCCAGGTATACCAGTTTTACCGGTCTTCTTCCTCTAGTGTATTTTGCCCCCCGGCCTTCATTGTGTTCCTTTACTCGCCTTTCCGGTTCTGTGGTATATCCGGTATATAAAGTAGCATCACTGCACTCAAGGATATAAACGAAATGTTTTATCATGGAGGTTATACCTTTTCTTGAGGTCCGTAAAAGATGCCCATGAGCTCATCGGTATAAGTACCGTCCTCTTTGTGTATATATACCGGGTCACAGAATTTAAGCTGTGGTTTGCCGCCCTTCAGGGCTTCTATCAGGAGGATATTGGGGGCTTTACCTACTTTGGGATGGGCAAATTTAATTTTTTTAGGTTCAAGGGCATATTTCCGCATCAGGCACATTAAATCAACAAGCCTCTCGGGTTTGTGAACTATAGCAAAACGCCCTTTGCTTTTAAGGAGAAAGGCCCCGACCCTGATCACGTCTTCCAGGCTGCACTTGATCTCATGTTTAGAAATAGCTTTCGATTCCTGGGGGTTGATAAACCCCCTACCCACCTCCATATAAGGGGGATTAGTAACAACTACATCGAAGTCGTTTTCCAGCAGTTGCGGTGCATCTTTTAAATCCATAGTTAGGATTTTAACCCTTTCCTCAAGCCCATTGTATCGAACGCTCCTTCTAGCCCTTTCTGCTACCCTTTCCTGGATTTCCACACCAGCTATATATGAAGCCCCGGTTTTCGCCGAAAGGAGAAGGGGAATAACCCCGCTTCCCGTTCCCAGATCTATAACCCTTTCACCCTTTTTTACCGTTACAAAATTGGCCAGGAGGACGGCATCCAGCGAAAAGCAGAAGTCCTCTCTGTCCTGAATTATTTTTAAACCATGGCACAGCAGGTCATCCAGCCGTTCCGTTTCTTTTAACAGTATATCCCGTTTCAAATACGACTCCCCTTTATTCAATGCTTCTGCTGCAAGAATTCAATCCTTGCAAAATAAGGCTTACAGCCTTATCCCGATTTTTTACCTATTATATCTTCAAACGTCACTTTATATACGGCTACCCGTGATAGTTCCTTTTCAGTAAAGGTATACGGTTCTGCGTCGGGTTGGCTAAGAGACGTATTACAGCCCTTACGGTATGCTTGAGTGAATCCTTCGACCTGGCAATGGCTCTATCCAGAGGGATTATGCTCCTGTTGATGCTTAAAATTGAGGTAATACCGTATTCATAGAGTTTTTCAGCGCTATCGTCTACATCTCCCGCTAAAACCAGGACAGGGATGCCCTTTTTAGCAGCCCTTTTAGCAACACCAACGGGAGCTTTGCCCCTCAGGCTCTGGCCGTCTATCCTGCCTTCACCGGTTATGATTAGGTCGGCATCAGAGATTATCTCTTCAAACCTCACCGCCTCAAGAATCACATCTATCCCCGGTTTTAACTTACCGCCCGCAAAAGCAACAAGACCTGCACCGAGGCCGCCGGCAGCCCCTGCTCCTTTAACCGATTGAACATCAAAATCAAGGTGGTTTTTCAGGACATCCGAATAGTGTTTTAAATTGGAATCCAGATATCGGACCATCTCTTCATCGGCGCCCTTCTGCGGGGCATAAACATATGCAGCCCCTTCTGGGCCGTGCAGGGGATTATCCACATCACATGCCACAATTACTTCAGCCTCCTTTAACCTGGGGTCTAAGCCGCGTGTATCTATTTTGTGAAGTCTTTCTAAGCCCCTCCCTGTCAGTTCCACATCATTCCCTCTTTCATCAAGGAATTTTACCCCTAGTGCTGCGGCCATGCCGATGCCTCCATCATTAGTTGCACTACCGCCTATACCTATAATAATCCTGCTGCATCCCCTCTCAAGGGCATTTTTAATAAGTTCTCCGGTGCCGTAAGTTGTAGTAACCGAAGGGTCTTTTTTGCCCCTTACCAGGGGAAGACCCGAGGCGGCAGCCATTTCTATTACGGCAGTCTTTTCATCCGGGAGTATGCCATAAAAGGCCCTGGTCCTTTCAAAGCAGGGACCTGTAACTTCAACAAAAACCTTTTTCCCTCCTGCCGATGTTAAAAACGCATCTACAGTCCCTTCCCCTCCGTCTGCAATGGGCACCTTCACTACCGCAATTTGAGGGGCTTCCTCTTTTACCACCCCTTCCACTATATCACAGATTTCTCTAGAAGTCATGCTGCCTTTGAAGGAATCGGGTGCAACAACAATTTTTTTCAATATAACCTCCTCCCCTTTTCTAACCAATTCTTTCCATTGCCGAAGCACTTCAGCAAAAGCTGTCAAGGTTATATATCTATTCTATTACTTTTACTTTATATTTTTTATTTCTCATTCTGGAGGAAAAATCCTCTTTACGTGTTAAAAAAGAAAAGCCGTTCAGCTGTCGGCAAAACGGCTTTCCGCGAAAGCCCCATGGGGCAAGGTCGCTCTTAACGTAAAGGGGCAGTATATAATTGTCAATGAAAATGTTAAAATGGTTGTAACGGCTCAAAGTCGGATTGAGACAATTGTATATTCTATGTAATAGGCTATATTGTCAAATTGAAGATATCATCTATACTAAGGGCAGCCTGGATTATCCCCTTCTGGTCCGTCCTGCTTACCCCTACATATTTATATATCCTCCCGTCGATGCTCCTTTTTTGAAGCTTTTGAACAACCTTGAGGTTTCTATCCTTCAAAATCTTTCTAAACTCTCCTGCCTGGGTTTTCTCATCATCAGGGAACCTAAAACCGATCTCATTTTCTTGATTACTTAAAATAATCACACCGTCCTCATCGGTAACACAGATCGTGGTTACACCATATTTTTTTATTACCTCTTTTAGCCGACCTACATCCATTTGTTCCTTTTCCCGGGCATAAATTTCTGAAAAACTTTCTGCAACCTTTAGCAGCATTTTGCCCAATGTATCATCAAAGGAACGGCTGAATTTTTCCAATTCATTTACGGTATTTAAAAGGGAAAGCGAAGACCGGGTATTGGTTTTTATATATTCCCTCTGTTCATTTAAGATACTCTCAATGGTTTTCATAGTATCTGCCAGGGATGTCGAGAAATTGGCCACTTCCTGGATATTGTTAGTCATCTGTTCAGTAGCAAGGCTTTGGGTTTTTAAGCTTTCTGATATAGTATCAATTAAATTTTGAATCTCATTTATAGAACTGGTTATACTGCCTATGCCCTTCTGGGCTTCATCTGTTATCTCCTTTTCCATACCCATTTTTTTAACCGTACCTTCCATTAACTCGGAGGCACTTTTAATGCTTTTTGCAATCCTGTCCACCAGTTCTACAATCTCTTTCGAGAAGGATGATGTCTCACCCGCAAGTTTCTTAATCTCGTTGGCTACCACTACGAATCCGCTGCCTGATATTCCTGCCCTGGCAGCTTCTATAGAAGCGTTCAATGACAAAAGATTTATCTGCTGGGAAATGTCATTTATACTGTCTGAAATAGCTACTATCTTTTTTGAAATATCCTGTAAGTTAAAAATCTCCCGGGCTATGGTCCTTATTTCATTGCTCCTTTCTTCTATAAGGTTTACCGCCCTTTTTAAAGAACTAATACTGTTCTCAATATTCTCTGCAGCAGCCTGGGTACTTTTGATAGCCTTGCCGGAGGTTTCAGCCAGTTCATTGTTGCTGCTATACAGTTCTTGGGATATGGCTGCACAGTTGCTGATACTGTCATTTACTGCCGAAACATCCTGTAAAAATTTTGAGGTCTTTTCATTAAGAATATCAATTCTGTTATCGGATTCAACGGATTTCCTGTTAATTTCCTGAGCTGCCAGTGAAATTTCCACAGATGATTTCAATATCTGGTGAACCCATTTTCTCATAGAATCCTGGAGTTCTTTTAGCGGATTTTTTAAAATCCTGAAGCCGTTTTTAAATTTCTCCGTATCTATATTAAAATAGAAATTGCCTTTTGAATAGGCCTTTAGAAAATCGGCAAGGTCTGATATTAAACCTGCCTGCCTTCTAAAAACCACAGCACCGAATATGCCGACGAGGGTCAGCAATAAAATTGACAATATAAAGGTTGAATTGCTCATTTTGCACCTCTTTTCGATTTTCGCCTTATTTTTCTTTGTTACAACAACATAATTCGTAAAAAACCCGTTACTTCCTTTGTGGTTTATATCTAAAAAAAATGGGCCGACTTGTTAATATTTATAACAATAAACCATAAATGCCTGTCCAAAAAGGCGGGCTTTTGTCATTACTGTTTCTGCTCAAACCTTCTATTTCAAAAAACACCGTTACTTCCTTTGTGGTTTATATCTAAAAAACATGAGTTGATTTGTTAATATTTATAAGTTCACTCCAACCCCCAGAACTGACTTGAACCTCACAGCTTATCCGGCTCCAATCACCTATACCGGGCGCACCACAATAACAAAACCCGCCCTTTTTGCACAGGCGGGTTTTTTATCCATTACCGTTCCAGTTTAAACCTCATTATCCGGTGATTCCCGTAATCGGCCACATAGAGATTATCTTCATTATCGATATAGATCCCCTTAGGATAAGCAAACTGATCATCATCGTGACCGTAAGAACCGTACATTTTTATGAACTCGCCATCGGAAGAAAATTTCAAAATCCTGTGGTTATAGGTATCAGATACATAAACATTACCCTGACTATCACAGGCAATACCGTAAGGCCCCAGTTTTTCACCGCCTTCATAGCCGATACCTACACCCGGTTCGCTCTCCGTTCCCCCAAATTTATCTTCATACTGCCCCACGCTGTTAAATTTATATACAGTGCCGTCTTCGGCACTTAAAACATATATATTGCCTATCCTGTCAACGGCCACATCTTGAGGCTTCGGTACCGAATACTCTTCTATGGGCTCTCCGTTATAGGTAAGTTTTTGGACCCTGTCATTATATTTATCTGCAACTAGTATACTATCTTCAGGCCCTATCGTCATGCCCGAAGGGCCTATTTGGAAGGAATAGGAATAAACCACACCAAAATCACCGGGGGCCGTTCCCCTTCCGCCAAAGCTTGTAAGAAACTGACCTCTGGAACTGAATACCTGTATCATATCCAGATCAAGGATATATACGTTGCCCTTCGAATTAACGGCTATAGCCTGAGGGTTAGCAAATTTGCCCATATTATATCCGCTCACGAACTGGAAGACCAGTTCGCCTTTAGAATTAAATCTGATAGCCCTGAAATTCAACGGGTCATCCAGATACATATCGCCATTAACCACATAGATATTCCCTTCTCTATCAGCAAATATATTGTTCGGATAAATGAAGACACCTCTGTCGCTCTCAGAATCCAGGGCATAGATGAATTCCCCGGAAGCCTTAAACGCCTGAACCCTGTGATTATATGAATCTACTGCATAGATGAAGTCATCAGGGCTTATTGAAAGGGCTGTAGGTCCATAGTATCCATAATTATCTCCAATGGTTCCGAATTTCCCCTTTTGCCTCCCCATGCCTCCAATCCTCTCCAAGACCTCTCCGTCTCTGTTCAATTTTATAATGTAATACGAAGAGGCATCGGTAATATAGATGTTGCCCTCAGAATCTACTGCAATATCCATAAGCTGAGTAAAGAGGCCTTTTACATCATCGTTATTTATTTCTTTAAGGAACTTACCTCCCCTGTCAAGGATCTGTATCCTGTTGTTAATAGTATCTGCCACATATATATTGTCATTGCCGTCTACAGCTATACCGCTGGGGCCTATATAGAATTCAGAACCTTCAGCCCCTAGCTGACCTTTGCCTTCCCCGCGGCTGCCGTATTTAGCCAGCACTTTACCTTTCGGACTTATTTTCCATATCTTATCAAAACTGAGTGTTATCAAATTGCCTTCTGAATCAATATCTATGCTCCTGGGCAAAAACAGGTCTTCCTCCCCTTCTTCCGGTTTGATATAATCTTTAAGAAGGCCATTAGTATCATAAATCCATATACACCTGGCATCCATATCTGCTATATATAGATTGCCGGCATTATCAATGGTAAGATCCGCGGGCAGTTGGAGCCCTTCCGTCATCTTACCGAACTTTTTTATAAATTCCCCCCTTAAATTAAACCTCTTAATTAATCCATCGGTAGAATAGAGGTCTATAACAAATATGCTGTCATTTCCAACTTTTAAATTTATAGGATAACCCAGCATTTTATCGGGGACTCCATAGAGGATCAGGTCTGCCTTAAAGGTATATCCCGGTTCTTCCGGTGGGCTCGATGTATCGCCTCCTGAAGGCTTATCGTCCGCTGATGGCGTTTCGTCCTCTACAGGTGGTACATTATCTGCCGGGGGTACTTCGTCTTTTTTGCCGCAACCTGCTGCAAAGAGCGATAAAAGTATAATTACTGCCAGAAATGCCGCAAGGCCTTTCTTCACTTTTAATCACCTCCCCATATTTCAGGACCTCTGCTAGTCTGTTATCTGTCTTTATTTTCTTTAAAAATATTACTCTATCTTTTAGACGTAAAAAAATTAGTTAAATGTTCCATATAGATATTTTAACAAAGAAAAAATCGGCCATAAAGGCCAATTTTAAAATTTAATATAAATTTAATATTTCTTCATCACGCTGATACCTGTTTTAATCCCTTTTCCGAAATATTCCTGCAGGCAGTTTGCAATTTTATAATCTGTATCTGTAATCCTTAATTAATCCCTTCTCTGAAACATTCCTGCCAGGGCAAGGAGCCGAATCAGCTGCATTATTGCCATGAAGGTCGCAGCAACATAGGTCAGGGCTGCCGCCGATAAAACCCTTTTCGCAGGTCCGACCTCTGCCCTTGTGATAAATCCCCCTGCTTCAAGGGCTTCTATAGCTCTGCTGCTGGCATTGAATTCAACAGGCAGGGTTACAACCTGGAACAAAACGGCAGCGGTAAAAGCGAGGATACCTATAAACATCAGGGATTCTGCGCGGAATAATAAACCCATCAGGAAAAGCGGGAAAGCCATCTGGGAACCTATGCTGGCTACAGGGAATATGGAATTCCTTATTCCCAGAGGGATGTACCCTACATCGTGCTGTATAGCATGGCCCGTTTCGTGGGCGGCAACCCCCAGGGAAGCCACGGAAGTGCCACTGTAAACATCCTGAGACAGCCGTAAAACCTTTTTCCTGGGGTCATAATGGTCTGAAAGATGACCCCTTATCATTTCTATAGAGACATCGTAAAGGCCGTTTTGGTCCAGGAGCCTTCTCGCCACCTGGGCACCCGTCAAACCGCAGGATGCGGGCACCCGCAGGTATTTTTGAAAAGTACCGCTGACCTTAGCCTGTGCATACATAGCCAGAAGAAGGGCCGGTAAAACTATTATCATGGTTGAATCCCAGAAAAAGAAGGGCATAACCATCACCTCTCTTAAGTTATTGAATACCCCATATGGGTAGTTGATTAAATTATAAAACAATTTAACAATTAAAGTCAATGATATTATAAATCATTTTCGCCCTCTATTTTCTCATCTATCTCTTTTAGAGAAAATTCCTTAACCTTTTCTGTCGTTTTTAGCTTAACGGATACACTTCCCTTAACCACACTGGTATCAACTACAACACCTTCCCCTTCGGGGGTTATTACATGGCTTCCAGGATCGGGAAGCTGTTCCCTGATACACTCATATGCATCACATTCAAATCTAAGGCAGCACATCAGCCTGCCGCACAGCCCTGAAATCTTTCCCGGGTTCAGGGAAAGATTCTGGGATTTGGCCATCCTGATAGATACAGGGTCGAATTCCCCTAAAAAACTGGCACAGCAGATATCCCTGCCGCACGGCCCCAATCCGCCCAACATCTTGGCTTCATCCCTCACCCCTATTTGACGGAGTTCTATCCGGGTCCTGAAAACGGAAGCCAGGTCTTTAACCAGCTCCCTAAAGTCAACCCTCCCCTCTGATGTAAAATAGAAGATAATCTTGCTGTTGTCAAAGGTATATTCCACATCAACCAGCTTCATGTCAAGGCCGTGTTTTTCGATTTTTTTAAGGCATATATCAAATGCTTTTTCTGCATTTTCTTCATTTTCCTTGACCTTAAGGTAATCCTCATAGCTTGCCTTTCTTATTACCTTCTTGAGGGGTGATACGACTTCATCTTCCGGCACCCTTTTGGGATTTGTAACGACTTCTCCGTATTCTATCCCCCTTGCCGTTTCTACGATAACGAAATCTCCAGGCTTT is a genomic window of Koleobacter methoxysyntrophicus containing:
- a CDS encoding GIY-YIG nuclease family protein; its protein translation is MIKHFVYILECSDATLYTGYTTEPERRVKEHNEGRGAKYTRGRRPVKLVYLEGFSDKSEAVKREKEIKKLPREKKLSLIRKN
- a CDS encoding tRNA1(Val) (adenine(37)-N6)-methyltransferase, whose amino-acid sequence is MKRDILLKETERLDDLLCHGLKIIQDREDFCFSLDAVLLANFVTVKKGERVIDLGTGSGVIPLLLSAKTGASYIAGVEIQERVAERARRSVRYNGLEERVKILTMDLKDAPQLLENDFDVVVTNPPYMEVGRGFINPQESKAISKHEIKCSLEDVIRVGAFLLKSKGRFAIVHKPERLVDLMCLMRKYALEPKKIKFAHPKVGKAPNILLIEALKGGKPQLKFCDPVYIHKEDGTYTDELMGIFYGPQEKV
- a CDS encoding glycerate kinase; protein product: MKKIVVAPDSFKGSMTSREICDIVEGVVKEEAPQIAVVKVPIADGGEGTVDAFLTSAGGKKVFVEVTGPCFERTRAFYGILPDEKTAVIEMAAASGLPLVRGKKDPSVTTTYGTGELIKNALERGCSRIIIGIGGSATNDGGIGMAAALGVKFLDERGNDVELTGRGLERLHKIDTRGLDPRLKEAEVIVACDVDNPLHGPEGAAYVYAPQKGADEEMVRYLDSNLKHYSDVLKNHLDFDVQSVKGAGAAGGLGAGLVAFAGGKLKPGIDVILEAVRFEEIISDADLIITGEGRIDGQSLRGKAPVGVAKRAAKKGIPVLVLAGDVDDSAEKLYEYGITSILSINRSIIPLDRAIARSKDSLKHTVRAVIRLLANPTQNRIPLLKRNYHG
- a CDS encoding methyl-accepting chemotaxis protein → MSNSTFILSILLLTLVGIFGAVVFRRQAGLISDLADFLKAYSKGNFYFNIDTEKFKNGFRILKNPLKELQDSMRKWVHQILKSSVEISLAAQEINRKSVESDNRIDILNEKTSKFLQDVSAVNDSISNCAAISQELYSSNNELAETSGKAIKSTQAAAENIENSISSLKRAVNLIEERSNEIRTIAREIFNLQDISKKIVAISDSINDISQQINLLSLNASIEAARAGISGSGFVVVANEIKKLAGETSSFSKEIVELVDRIAKSIKSASELMEGTVKKMGMEKEITDEAQKGIGSITSSINEIQNLIDTISESLKTQSLATEQMTNNIQEVANFSTSLADTMKTIESILNEQREYIKTNTRSSLSLLNTVNELEKFSRSFDDTLGKMLLKVAESFSEIYAREKEQMDVGRLKEVIKKYGVTTICVTDEDGVIILSNQENEIGFRFPDDEKTQAGEFRKILKDRNLKVVQKLQKRSIDGRIYKYVGVSRTDQKGIIQAALSIDDIFNLTI
- a CDS encoding 6-bladed beta-propeller, which produces MKKGLAAFLAVIILLSLFAAGCGKKDEVPPADNVPPVEDETPSADDKPSGGDTSSPPEEPGYTFKADLILYGVPDKMLGYPINLKVGNDSIFVIDLYSTDGLIKRFNLRGEFIKKFGKMTEGLQLPADLTIDNAGNLYIADMDARCIWIYDTNGLLKDYIKPEEGEEDLFLPRSIDIDSEGNLITLSFDKIWKISPKGKVLAKYGSRGEGKGQLGAEGSEFYIGPSGIAVDGNDNIYVADTINNRIQILDRGGKFLKEINNDDVKGLFTQLMDIAVDSEGNIYITDASSYYIIKLNRDGEVLERIGGMGRQKGKFGTIGDNYGYYGPTALSISPDDFIYAVDSYNHRVQAFKASGEFIYALDSESDRGVFIYPNNIFADREGNIYVVNGDMYLDDPLNFRAIRFNSKGELVFQFVSGYNMGKFANPQAIAVNSKGNVYILDLDMIQVFSSRGQFLTSFGGRGTAPGDFGVVYSYSFQIGPSGMTIGPEDSILVADKYNDRVQKLTYNGEPIEEYSVPKPQDVAVDRIGNIYVLSAEDGTVYKFNSVGQYEDKFGGTESEPGVGIGYEGGEKLGPYGIACDSQGNVYVSDTYNHRILKFSSDGEFIKMYGSYGHDDDQFAYPKGIYIDNEDNLYVADYGNHRIMRFKLER
- a CDS encoding zinc metallopeptidase; this translates as MPFFFWDSTMIIVLPALLLAMYAQAKVSGTFQKYLRVPASCGLTGAQVARRLLDQNGLYDVSIEMIRGHLSDHYDPRKKVLRLSQDVYSGTSVASLGVAAHETGHAIQHDVGYIPLGIRNSIFPVASIGSQMAFPLFLMGLLFRAESLMFIGILAFTAAVLFQVVTLPVEFNASSRAIEALEAGGFITRAEVGPAKRVLSAAALTYVAATFMAIMQLIRLLALAGMFQRRD
- a CDS encoding regulatory iron-sulfur-containing complex subunit RicT, giving the protein MYTVVGVRFKKAGKIYYFDPEDIELKPGDFVIVETARGIEYGEVVTNPKRVPEDEVVSPLKKVIRKASYEDYLKVKENEENAEKAFDICLKKIEKHGLDMKLVDVEYTFDNSKIIFYFTSEGRVDFRELVKDLASVFRTRIELRQIGVRDEAKMLGGLGPCGRDICCASFLGEFDPVSIRMAKSQNLSLNPGKISGLCGRLMCCLRFECDAYECIREQLPDPGSHVITPEGEGVVVDTSVVKGSVSVKLKTTEKVKEFSLKEIDEKIEGENDL